Proteins co-encoded in one Candidatus Thiodictyon syntrophicum genomic window:
- a CDS encoding alpha-D-glucose phosphate-specific phosphoglucomutase codes for MEPKTIKTTPFAGQRPGTSGLRKKVRVFAQPHYLENFVQSIFDTQDALAGGSLVVGGDGRYYNREAIQTILRMAAANGVARVLVGQGGILSTPAVSCLIRKYKTQGGIVLSASHNPGGPEEDFGIKFNVASGGPAPESVTEAMFARTQTIDTYRSLDCPDTDLDQLGTVQIGTMQVEVIDPVADYAALMESLFDFGAIEALFNSGLFKLRFDAMHAVTGPYAIEILENRLGASPGTVMNGVPLPDFGGHHPDPNLAHAQELVHLCHGTDGLDFGAASDGDGDRNMILGKEFFVTPSDSLAVLAANAHLTPGYKHGIRGIARSMPTSQAADRVAEAMGIESFETPTGWKFFGNLLDAGRITLCGEESFGTGSDHVREKDGLWAVLFWLNLLAVRKQSVAEIVTEHWRHFGRNFYTRHDYEAVNAEAAAGLVNHLNVLLPALPGKRLGAYTVAYADDFAYTDPIDGSVSKHQGIRIGFEGGARIVLRLSGTGTEGATLRVYVESYEPDPTKHHQDPQDALAPLIRIARDLAQIEERTGRAEPTVIT; via the coding sequence ATGGAGCCGAAAACGATCAAAACCACGCCCTTCGCGGGGCAACGCCCGGGGACCTCCGGGCTGCGCAAGAAGGTCCGGGTCTTCGCGCAGCCGCATTACCTGGAGAACTTCGTCCAGTCGATCTTCGACACCCAGGACGCGCTCGCCGGCGGCAGCCTGGTGGTCGGCGGTGACGGCCGCTACTACAACCGCGAGGCGATCCAGACCATCCTGCGCATGGCCGCCGCCAACGGCGTCGCCCGGGTGCTGGTCGGCCAGGGCGGCATCCTCTCCACCCCGGCGGTCTCCTGCCTCATCCGCAAGTACAAGACCCAGGGCGGGATCGTGCTCTCCGCCAGCCACAACCCGGGCGGGCCGGAGGAGGACTTCGGGATCAAGTTCAACGTCGCCTCCGGCGGACCGGCGCCCGAGTCGGTCACCGAGGCGATGTTCGCCCGCACCCAGACCATCGACACCTATCGCAGCCTGGACTGCCCGGACACCGACCTTGACCAGCTCGGCACGGTGCAGATCGGCACCATGCAGGTCGAGGTCATCGACCCGGTGGCGGACTATGCGGCCCTGATGGAGTCACTGTTCGACTTCGGCGCCATCGAGGCGCTCTTCAACTCGGGGCTCTTTAAGCTGCGCTTCGACGCCATGCACGCGGTCACCGGCCCCTATGCCATCGAGATCCTGGAAAACCGCCTGGGCGCCTCGCCCGGCACCGTCATGAACGGCGTGCCGCTGCCGGACTTCGGCGGCCACCACCCGGACCCCAACCTGGCCCACGCCCAAGAGTTGGTCCACCTGTGTCACGGCACCGATGGACTGGACTTCGGCGCCGCGTCCGACGGGGACGGCGACCGCAACATGATCCTGGGCAAGGAATTCTTCGTCACCCCCAGCGACAGCCTGGCGGTCCTGGCCGCCAATGCCCACCTGACCCCGGGCTACAAGCACGGGATCCGCGGCATCGCCCGTTCCATGCCCACCAGCCAGGCGGCCGACCGGGTCGCCGAGGCCATGGGGATCGAGTCCTTCGAGACCCCCACCGGCTGGAAGTTCTTCGGCAACCTGCTGGACGCCGGGCGCATCACCCTGTGCGGCGAGGAGAGCTTCGGCACCGGCTCCGACCATGTGCGCGAGAAGGACGGGCTCTGGGCGGTGCTCTTCTGGCTCAACCTGCTCGCCGTGCGCAAACAGTCCGTGGCCGAGATCGTCACCGAGCACTGGCGGCACTTCGGGCGCAATTTCTATACCCGCCACGACTATGAGGCGGTCAACGCCGAGGCCGCCGCCGGTCTCGTGAACCACCTGAACGTCCTGCTCCCGGCCCTGCCCGGCAAACGCCTGGGCGCCTATACCGTCGCCTATGCCGACGACTTCGCCTACACCGACCCGATCGACGGCAGCGTGTCGAAGCATCAGGGCATCCGCATCGGCTTCGAGGGCGGCGCCCGCATCGTCCTGCGCCTCTCCGGCACCGGCACCGAAGGCGCCACCCTGCGGGTCTATGTCGAGTCCTACGAGCCCGACCCAACCAAGCACCACCAGGACCCCCAGGACGCCCTGGC